Within the Syntrophorhabdaceae bacterium genome, the region CCGGGATCATGCGTCAACGGTAGCATTTATTACAGGCCACGAGGACGAGAAGAAAACAGCCTCTACGATCAGGTGGCATGAATTGGCCAATGGCCCTGAGACCCTCGTATTCCTCATGGGCATCAAAAACCTTAATATCATCGCCAGGCGCTTGATCAGAGAAGGCAAGGATCCCGACACACCTGCGTGTATTATACAGTCAGGCACGCTGCCGACGCAGAAGGTCGTAACAGGACCGTTGAAGCTGATCGATTCACTGGTAAAAAACGCCGATATCAAACCCCCCGGCATCATTATCGTCGGCAGCGTCGTAAGCCTCAGGGACAAGCTTGCGTGGTTTGAAAAAAGGTCCTTATTCGGAAAGAAGGTTGCTGTCACACGGGCGCCCCGCCAATCGATAAGGCTGGGACGACTGCTCACCGAAAGGGGTGCACAGGTGATCCATGTACCGACGATAGAGATACTGGACATCAAACCAAATACACGGCTATTGAAGGCAATCAATTCTCTGCAATCGTATTACTGCATCATCTTTACGAGCGTCAACGCCGTATCGGTCTTCTTTGATACACTCTATAAAAAAGGAAAAGACATCAGGTCTCTCCACGGCATCAAGGTCATCCCCATTGGTGATGCAACTGCATCGCTTCTCTCTGCAAAGGGGGTCATCCCCGATCACATGCCAGGTCAGTTTACCTCTGAAGGGATTATAGAGACCCTCGGTCAGCTTACAGTAAAGGGGAACAGGTTCCTTTTGCCGAGGGCGGCAGAGGCCCGTGATGTTATCGTTCAATTCATCAGAACACACGGCGGCGCCTGTGATGTTGTACCTGTGTATAGAACCCATCTCCCGGAAAAGATACAACCACTCGATGAAAAACCGGATATCGTCACATTCACAAGCTCATCAACGGCCACCAATTTTATCAAGCTTTATGGCAAGACCACTTTGAAAGGCGTGATCATCGCTTCTATCGGTCCTGTTACGACAAAAACACTCGAGGCACATGGTCTCCGGATATCCATAGAGGCAAAAAGATATGACATACCGGGACTCGTCGAGGCCATAGAAAAATATTTTGCGGGAGGTCACATTGGATAGGCCGTATAAATATGAAAAGTATATTTCACAGTACTACAACATCACAAGTAAGCTGATCGATGAGAATGTCGATAAAGGCCTTGGTGATAAGATAGCTATTTACTATAAGGAAAAAAAATACACATACCGGGAAGTCCAGCAAATGATAAACAGGGTAGGAAACGCCCTTCACATCCTCGGTGTGCGCATGAGACAGCGTGTCCTGCTGGTCCTCTATGACTCACCTGAGGCGGTTGCGAGTTTCTACGGAGCGGTCAAGATCGGCGCCATACCTGTCCCGATCAATTATATGTATACGACCGACGATTACCGTTATCTCCTGAACAACAGCAGGGCAAATACGCTCATCGTCGATGAAGATTTCCTTGAAGAGGTTGAAGGCTGGAAGGATAAGTTTCTCTATCTCGAAAACACTATCGTTGTGGGCAAAAAGACGCGGGGATATCATATCCCTTTCCATGACATTGTGGACCGCTGTTCGGACACACTCAAGGCAGCCTATACAACAGTTGAGG harbors:
- a CDS encoding uroporphyrinogen-III synthase, giving the protein RDHASTVAFITGHEDEKKTASTIRWHELANGPETLVFLMGIKNLNIIARRLIREGKDPDTPACIIQSGTLPTQKVVTGPLKLIDSLVKNADIKPPGIIIVGSVVSLRDKLAWFEKRSLFGKKVAVTRAPRQSIRLGRLLTERGAQVIHVPTIEILDIKPNTRLLKAINSLQSYYCIIFTSVNAVSVFFDTLYKKGKDIRSLHGIKVIPIGDATASLLSAKGVIPDHMPGQFTSEGIIETLGQLTVKGNRFLLPRAAEARDVIVQFIRTHGGACDVVPVYRTHLPEKIQPLDEKPDIVTFTSSSTATNFIKLYGKTTLKGVIIASIGPVTTKTLEAHGLRISIEAKRYDIPGLVEAIEKYFAGGHIG